The proteins below come from a single Fodinicurvata sp. EGI_FJ10296 genomic window:
- a CDS encoding TerB family tellurite resistance protein, with protein sequence MLNRIKDFFTARSAAPADGDAHSDEELRLAAAALMVEAAQMDDSLEAGERDRIVELVKWRFALTEDEGRHLVDRAEKAVKTSVQHHGFVSTIVKAFSHEERVQLVEMLWDIAYTDGELHDMEAALLRRISGLLHVTDQESGAARKRAIAAHGLSD encoded by the coding sequence ATGCTCAATCGAATCAAAGATTTCTTCACCGCCCGGTCGGCAGCACCGGCTGACGGCGATGCGCACAGCGACGAGGAGCTGCGTCTGGCAGCGGCGGCCCTTATGGTCGAGGCCGCGCAGATGGATGACAGCCTTGAGGCTGGCGAACGGGACCGGATCGTCGAACTCGTGAAATGGCGATTCGCGCTGACCGAGGACGAGGGCCGCCATCTCGTTGACCGCGCCGAGAAAGCCGTGAAGACAAGCGTACAGCATCACGGTTTCGTCTCCACTATCGTCAAGGCCTTCTCCCACGAGGAACGGGTCCAACTGGTGGAAATGCTGTGGGACATCGCCTATACCGACGGCGAGCTCCATGACATGGAAGCAGCCTTGTTGCGGCGGATTTCAGGCTTGCTGCACGTTACCGACCAGGAAAGCGGTGCTGCACGAAAGCGTGCCATAGCGGCGCATGGTTTGTCGGATTGA
- a CDS encoding RNA-binding S4 domain-containing protein, producing the protein MTGGDTWRPAPDQAPDPAPDPAPGPDQVPAAVAGPVANTAEGVQRLDIWLHHARFFKTRSLAAKIVKGGGVRVDGTVMAKAHWQVRPGQVLTFVQGTHVRVVRVVALPARRGPAPEAALSYDDLSPPSADNALPRSDAGPGGRASGAGRPTKRDRRRVDAFTGRDG; encoded by the coding sequence ATGACGGGCGGCGATACCTGGCGCCCAGCTCCTGACCAGGCTCCTGACCCCGCTCCCGATCCGGCCCCCGGCCCCGATCAGGTGCCAGCTGCGGTTGCGGGCCCGGTTGCGAATACGGCCGAAGGCGTGCAGAGACTGGATATCTGGCTTCATCACGCGCGCTTCTTCAAAACGCGCAGTCTGGCGGCAAAGATCGTCAAGGGTGGCGGCGTGCGGGTCGACGGCACGGTCATGGCCAAGGCGCACTGGCAGGTCAGGCCCGGCCAGGTCCTGACATTCGTGCAGGGGACCCATGTTCGTGTCGTGCGGGTCGTCGCGCTGCCGGCACGACGCGGCCCGGCACCGGAAGCGGCCCTGTCCTATGACGATCTGTCGCCGCCGAGTGCCGATAACGCCCTGCCGCGAAGCGACGCAGGGCCGGGCGGGCGGGCATCGGGCGCGGGGCGGCCAACGAAGCGCGACCGCCGCCGCGTGGACGCCTTTACAGGCCGCGACGGCTGA
- a CDS encoding RNA polymerase factor sigma-32, giving the protein MAYIDDPETQRANLRYIRSSMNEPLLTRDHEFELATRWRVQNDEKALHEMVRAYARLVVSTASRFRNYGLPMGDLVQEGNVGLMQAAARFEPERDVRFSTYAAWWIRSAMQDYILRNWSIVRTGTTAAQKSLFFNLRRLRARIEDASSTRLTDDGRRWIAQQLNVDISDVESMEMRMSGHDQSLNTAISDGSEDDWQGFLADERPTPEAVVIGMRDSQSRSRWLAEAIGELSPREQKIIRQRRLADEGATLEELGRELGVSKERVRQLEHRALQKLRQAMTRHVDNPAELMVE; this is encoded by the coding sequence ATGGCGTATATCGACGATCCCGAAACCCAGAGGGCCAATCTGCGGTATATCCGCAGTTCCATGAACGAGCCCCTGTTGACGCGCGATCACGAGTTCGAACTGGCGACGCGCTGGCGGGTCCAGAACGACGAGAAGGCCCTCCACGAAATGGTGCGCGCCTATGCCCGCCTCGTGGTCTCAACCGCTTCCCGCTTTCGCAATTACGGCCTGCCGATGGGCGATCTGGTCCAGGAGGGCAATGTCGGACTGATGCAGGCCGCGGCCCGGTTCGAGCCGGAACGCGATGTCCGTTTTTCGACCTATGCCGCCTGGTGGATTCGCTCCGCCATGCAGGATTACATTCTCCGCAACTGGTCGATCGTCCGGACCGGCACGACCGCCGCCCAGAAGTCGCTGTTCTTCAATCTTCGACGCTTGCGCGCCAGGATCGAGGATGCCTCGTCGACGCGTCTGACCGACGACGGCCGTCGCTGGATTGCCCAGCAACTCAATGTCGATATCAGCGACGTCGAATCCATGGAAATGCGCATGTCGGGCCATGATCAGTCGCTCAACACGGCCATTTCGGACGGCAGCGAGGATGACTGGCAGGGGTTTCTGGCGGACGAGCGGCCAACGCCGGAAGCGGTCGTCATCGGCATGCGCGACAGTCAATCGCGATCGCGATGGTTGGCCGAGGCCATCGGCGAGTTGTCGCCGCGTGAACAGAAAATAATCCGTCAACGTCGGCTTGCGGACGAGGGTGCAACACTTGAAGAACTGGGCCGGGAACTGGGTGTGAGCAAGGAGCGGGTGCGTCAGCTGGAGCACCGTGCCTTGCAAAAGCTCAGGCAGGCAATGACACGACATGTCGACAATCCTGCGGAACTTATGGTTGAATAA
- the fdxA gene encoding ferredoxin FdxA — MPYVVMEACVRCKYTDCVEVCPVDCFYEGENMLVIHPDECIDCGVCEPECPVDAIKPDTEPGAEQWLEFNRQYSEQWPNITMHKDAPEDADEWAKVQEKFKEHFRPAPGEGD; from the coding sequence ATGCCATACGTCGTTATGGAAGCATGCGTGCGATGCAAATATACGGATTGTGTCGAGGTCTGCCCGGTGGATTGTTTCTACGAGGGCGAGAACATGCTTGTTATTCACCCGGACGAGTGCATCGATTGTGGCGTCTGTGAACCGGAATGCCCCGTTGATGCAATAAAGCCGGATACCGAGCCGGGGGCGGAGCAATGGCTGGAATTCAACCGGCAATATTCGGAACAATGGCCGAATATCACCATGCACAAGGATGCTCCCGAAGACGCCGATGAATGGGCGAAGGTCCAGGAGAAGTTCAAGGAGCATTTTCGACCCGCTCCCGGAGAAGGCGACTGA
- a CDS encoding helicase-related protein, with the protein MRAFDDTPPVTAVLGPTNTGKTHLAIERMLGHPTGMIGFPLRLLARENYDRIAKIKGRTRVALITGEERIIPLNPCYFVCTVESMPVDRPVHFLAVDEIQLAADPERGHIFTDRLLHARGLDETMFLGAETIRPLIRRLVPGARFIQRPRFSVLSYTGYHKLTRLPRRSAVVTFSATDVYRTAEMLRRQRGGTAVVLGALSPRTRNAQVEMYQSGDVDYLVATDAIGMGLNMDIDHVAFARLSKFDGRKPRDLTAPEIAQIAGRAGRHMADGTFGTTADASAMAEDSINRVENHEFPALESLWWRNKDLDFRGPRALLKSLERQPPEKILRRVRDADDHRALAALAGQDAVAARARSIADTRLLWEICQVPDFRKTLSDSHTRLLGRLFDQLTSDRGQLDPDWMATHIRRLDRTDGDIDALMSRLASIRTWTYVSHRPDWVDDSAGWQAMTRTIEDRLSDVLHERLTQRFVDRRSAILVKSLEGGGDMLSAVRANGEVIVEGEYIGMINGFDFDPDPTAHPDDVKSLMTAARRVLRDEIARRVAALEQDSDDAFVLRPDNTVSWRGGSVARLRAGETPLTPRVAAYQGTLVETGQRDRIAARVQSAIHRQIGVRLRALTNLNEPGFTQSLAGPARGIAFQLVEGLGVLPRPGVADLVAALSAPDRRRLQSAGVRIGGWHIYLPSMLKPGPLALRAQLLSVHRGLPLADGLPAGGAQSIRIGGTSPSLWSAVGFEPVGAIALRIDRLDAIDRDLRNRQEPFALAPEIASLAGLSVDALPAIASALGYRREADGTRGPDDGGGVVRWRRIRRRRKAKVSGGQERSETANATPARRRERRNLADDSPFAALRTLARGGAGGEA; encoded by the coding sequence ATGCCGGTCGACCGCCCGGTTCATTTTCTTGCCGTTGACGAAATCCAGCTCGCCGCCGATCCCGAACGTGGCCATATTTTCACCGACCGATTGCTTCACGCGCGGGGACTGGACGAGACGATGTTTCTCGGGGCCGAGACCATACGGCCCCTGATCCGCCGGCTGGTGCCTGGAGCCAGGTTCATCCAACGGCCCCGATTCTCGGTGCTGAGCTATACCGGCTACCACAAGCTGACCCGCTTGCCCCGGCGCTCGGCGGTCGTCACGTTCTCGGCGACGGATGTCTATCGCACGGCCGAAATGCTGCGCCGCCAGCGGGGCGGCACCGCGGTCGTGCTGGGCGCCCTCAGCCCCCGGACGCGCAATGCCCAGGTCGAAATGTACCAGTCCGGCGACGTGGACTATCTGGTCGCCACCGATGCGATCGGGATGGGGCTGAACATGGACATCGATCATGTCGCGTTCGCCCGGCTCTCGAAATTCGACGGGCGCAAGCCGCGCGACCTGACGGCACCTGAAATCGCGCAGATCGCCGGGCGGGCGGGCAGGCATATGGCCGACGGCACGTTCGGCACAACTGCCGACGCGTCGGCCATGGCCGAGGACAGCATCAACCGGGTGGAGAATCACGAATTCCCGGCGCTGGAAAGCCTGTGGTGGCGCAACAAGGATCTGGATTTCCGGGGACCGCGCGCATTGCTGAAGTCGCTGGAACGCCAGCCGCCGGAAAAAATTCTGCGGCGGGTCCGCGATGCCGACGATCATCGCGCACTGGCGGCCCTGGCCGGTCAGGACGCCGTTGCCGCCCGTGCCCGGTCGATTGCCGATACCCGGCTGTTGTGGGAGATCTGCCAGGTACCGGATTTCCGTAAAACGCTCTCTGACAGCCACACCAGGCTGCTCGGACGCCTTTTCGATCAACTGACCTCCGACCGTGGGCAACTTGACCCCGACTGGATGGCGACGCATATCCGGCGCCTTGACCGCACCGACGGCGATATTGACGCCTTGATGAGCCGGCTGGCCTCGATCCGCACCTGGACCTATGTGTCGCACCGGCCGGACTGGGTCGACGACAGTGCCGGGTGGCAGGCGATGACCCGCACGATCGAGGACCGGCTCAGCGACGTGCTGCACGAACGCCTGACTCAGCGCTTTGTCGACCGCCGCTCTGCCATCCTCGTCAAGTCGCTGGAAGGTGGCGGCGATATGCTGAGTGCCGTCCGCGCCAATGGCGAAGTCATCGTCGAGGGCGAGTATATCGGCATGATCAACGGGTTCGACTTCGACCCCGATCCGACCGCCCATCCCGACGATGTCAAATCGCTCATGACGGCGGCGCGACGGGTCCTGCGCGACGAGATCGCAAGGCGGGTTGCGGCGCTAGAACAGGACAGCGACGACGCCTTCGTGCTGCGCCCGGATAATACCGTGTCCTGGCGCGGCGGCTCCGTCGCGCGCCTCAGGGCCGGCGAAACGCCGCTGACACCGCGCGTCGCGGCCTATCAGGGAACGCTGGTCGAGACGGGCCAGCGCGACCGCATTGCCGCCCGTGTCCAAAGCGCAATTCACCGCCAGATCGGCGTCCGGCTGCGTGCGCTGACCAATCTGAACGAACCGGGTTTCACGCAGTCGCTGGCCGGTCCGGCCCGCGGTATCGCGTTTCAACTGGTCGAGGGCCTGGGCGTTCTCCCGCGGCCGGGCGTTGCGGATCTCGTTGCGGCCCTTTCCGCGCCCGATCGCCGGCGCCTGCAGTCCGCAGGCGTGCGCATCGGCGGCTGGCACATATACCTGCCGAGCATGCTCAAGCCCGGACCGCTGGCACTGCGCGCGCAGCTTCTGTCGGTCCATCGCGGCCTGCCCCTGGCCGACGGCCTGCCCGCCGGTGGTGCGCAATCGATCAGGATCGGCGGCACGTCGCCATCGCTTTGGTCGGCCGTCGGATTCGAGCCGGTCGGCGCCATCGCATTGCGTATCGATCGGCTCGACGCGATCGACCGCGATCTGCGCAACCGGCAGGAGCCGTTCGCGTTGGCGCCGGAGATCGCGTCGCTGGCCGGATTGTCGGTTGACGCCCTGCCGGCGATTGCATCTGCGCTGGGGTATCGACGCGAGGCCGACGGAACCCGTGGGCCGGACGACGGCGGTGGTGTCGTGCGCTGGCGCCGCATCCGGCGCCGCCGCAAGGCCAAGGTGTCGGGCGGTCAGGAGCGGTCCGAAACCGCGAATGCAACACCCGCACGCCGGCGCGAGCGCCGGAACCTCGCCGATGACAGCCCGTTTGCGGCGCTGAGGACATTGGCGCGCGGTGGCGCCGGGGGGGAGGCATGA
- a CDS encoding CarD family transcriptional regulator: protein MAQQQLKTSYEVGDYVVYPAHGVGRISSIETHKVGDLAVELYAIAFEKDRMTLKVPTAKAEKSGLRRLSSKDRIKTAMDTLRGRSRIRRTMWSRRAQEYEAKINSGDPISIAEVVRDLHRSTDQPEQSYSERQIYQAALERLARELAAVEKIDERKATERLEQVLLKAA, encoded by the coding sequence ATGGCGCAACAACAACTGAAGACTTCGTACGAAGTTGGCGACTACGTTGTTTATCCGGCTCATGGGGTCGGACGTATTTCCAGCATCGAAACGCATAAGGTCGGTGACTTGGCGGTGGAGCTTTATGCGATCGCCTTCGAGAAGGATCGTATGACGCTTAAGGTGCCGACGGCCAAGGCGGAAAAATCGGGTCTGCGGCGCCTGTCGTCCAAGGACCGCATCAAGACGGCCATGGACACGTTGCGCGGTCGCTCGCGCATACGCCGTACCATGTGGTCGCGTCGCGCCCAGGAATACGAAGCCAAGATCAATTCCGGCGATCCGATCTCCATCGCCGAGGTCGTTCGCGATCTGCACCGAAGCACCGATCAGCCCGAGCAGTCGTACAGCGAACGGCAAATTTATCAGGCCGCGCTTGAGCGGCTGGCTCGCGAACTTGCGGCTGTCGAGAAGATCGACGAACGCAAGGCGACCGAGCGGCTGGAGCAGGTACTTCTCAAGGCAGCGTAG